Proteins encoded by one window of Thalassoroseus pseudoceratinae:
- a CDS encoding VWA domain-containing protein produces the protein MHTLKRFVESYLGLPPNDPGQGTAWNFLWNSPWPSWMPSWAVMLLIVLVIGFIVGIYRRDAANVPMRVRWGMIALRFGVVLMAVFFLCELRLAVDRTGLPTVVLLIDDSLSMGFEDEYTDPAIQQAARQLKASSELTETTRLNLAKALLTSDDGELLKDLLARHKVRVYRFSDDAIVLGEGGELLNADDVDRLLPILQGLQPDGESTRPGPAVRKVLDDLRGTPPSAIVLFSDGITTTSQADSLANITDVVRNRLVPVFTVGLGTEEPARDLQVYGLLSDDIAFVDDPVTFSVKLKAYGLEGESIQVVLKRSDTGEEVDRTTVTAGEDGVSEKVEFLWTPTQEGEFEFVAETAVLDDETNTNNNRSQPQIVSVRQEPIRVLLADSVPRYEFRYLKALLEREAYREEGRQTLEVSTVLQQADLDFTAEDRTALDHFPVQREELFRYDVILFGDIDPSSLSPIVLKNLQDYVRDAGGGLVLMAGPRHNPLAFQGTPLETLLPVELENASLPQEGIPIVNGFHPELTIEGRTSNAVFRFEDTETESLAVWSKLPDWYWYVRTPLLKPGAVVFVNHPFQNGEDGLLPLITVQQYGAGKVMFHATDEIWRWRFRRGDLYYGRYWLQAIRYLTRSKLVGQDRGARLTADREQYQRGETVTLRLRFLDERLTPTASDGVSVMVERRGDVQRTIQLNRVPQAANVFEGQISDVGEGSYHVWVSRPTFTESPPSDDFVVESQSRELIQRNLDRDDLVQISKASGGRFLSLAEARRLSRIIPPGQPVPLESQEPILLWNRWEFLLLFTLLLAGEWIWRKRWRLV, from the coding sequence ATGCACACTTTGAAACGGTTCGTTGAATCTTACCTCGGACTCCCTCCGAACGATCCTGGTCAGGGAACGGCTTGGAACTTCTTGTGGAATTCGCCGTGGCCATCTTGGATGCCATCGTGGGCAGTCATGCTGCTGATCGTGTTGGTGATCGGCTTCATCGTGGGCATCTACCGCCGCGACGCCGCGAATGTTCCGATGCGTGTTCGCTGGGGCATGATCGCACTACGGTTCGGTGTGGTTTTAATGGCCGTCTTCTTTCTCTGCGAACTGCGACTGGCGGTCGATCGGACTGGTCTTCCGACTGTTGTTTTATTGATCGACGATTCCCTCAGCATGGGGTTTGAAGACGAATACACTGACCCAGCGATTCAACAAGCCGCCAGGCAGTTAAAAGCATCCAGCGAGTTGACGGAAACGACGCGATTGAATCTCGCCAAAGCATTGTTGACCAGCGACGACGGCGAACTGTTAAAGGACCTGCTCGCTCGACACAAAGTCCGTGTGTATCGCTTCAGTGATGACGCCATCGTGTTGGGTGAAGGTGGCGAATTGCTGAATGCCGACGATGTCGATCGACTCCTCCCAATCCTGCAAGGGTTGCAACCGGATGGTGAATCGACTCGCCCCGGTCCGGCTGTTCGGAAGGTTCTGGATGACCTTCGTGGCACACCACCGTCGGCGATTGTTCTGTTCAGCGATGGAATTACTACGACAAGCCAAGCGGATTCGCTTGCAAATATCACGGATGTCGTACGGAATCGTTTGGTCCCGGTTTTCACCGTTGGCCTGGGAACGGAAGAGCCTGCGCGGGATTTGCAGGTCTACGGTTTGTTGTCGGATGACATCGCATTCGTGGACGACCCCGTCACGTTTTCGGTCAAACTGAAGGCGTATGGCCTGGAAGGGGAATCTATTCAGGTCGTCCTGAAACGCAGCGACACCGGTGAAGAAGTGGATCGAACAACGGTGACGGCCGGTGAAGATGGCGTCAGCGAGAAAGTGGAATTTTTGTGGACTCCGACTCAAGAAGGGGAATTTGAATTTGTCGCGGAAACGGCCGTGCTGGACGACGAAACCAATACGAACAACAATCGTTCGCAACCGCAGATTGTCAGCGTGCGGCAAGAACCGATTCGGGTGCTCCTAGCGGATTCGGTTCCAAGATACGAATTCCGATATTTGAAGGCTTTGCTTGAACGGGAAGCATACCGTGAGGAAGGGCGACAGACGCTCGAAGTTTCCACGGTGTTGCAGCAGGCTGATCTCGACTTCACGGCCGAAGACCGAACCGCTTTGGACCACTTTCCCGTCCAGCGAGAGGAACTGTTTCGATATGACGTCATTCTGTTTGGCGATATCGATCCGTCTTCGCTTAGTCCGATCGTGCTCAAGAACCTTCAAGATTACGTTCGCGATGCCGGTGGAGGACTCGTGTTAATGGCCGGTCCGCGACACAATCCGCTCGCGTTTCAAGGGACGCCGTTGGAAACTTTGCTTCCGGTCGAATTGGAAAACGCTTCGCTTCCCCAGGAAGGCATTCCGATCGTGAATGGCTTTCATCCGGAACTGACCATTGAAGGCCGCACGTCCAACGCGGTTTTCCGATTCGAAGATACCGAAACGGAGAGTCTTGCCGTCTGGTCGAAGTTGCCCGACTGGTACTGGTACGTCCGCACGCCATTGCTGAAACCGGGAGCCGTAGTGTTCGTCAATCATCCGTTTCAGAACGGCGAAGACGGATTGCTGCCGTTGATTACGGTGCAGCAATATGGTGCGGGCAAAGTCATGTTTCATGCGACCGATGAAATCTGGCGATGGCGGTTCCGTCGTGGCGATTTGTACTACGGCCGATATTGGTTACAGGCGATTCGTTACCTCACCCGGTCGAAATTGGTTGGACAGGATCGCGGCGCGAGGCTCACCGCAGATCGTGAACAGTACCAACGTGGCGAGACGGTCACGCTGCGTTTGCGGTTCCTCGACGAACGTCTGACACCGACAGCATCCGACGGGGTCAGCGTGATGGTCGAACGTCGTGGCGACGTTCAACGCACGATTCAACTCAATCGCGTTCCGCAAGCGGCCAACGTTTTCGAAGGGCAGATCAGCGATGTCGGCGAGGGCTCTTACCATGTGTGGGTCTCCCGACCGACGTTTACGGAATCTCCGCCATCCGACGATTTTGTGGTGGAATCGCAAAGTCGAGAACTCATTCAACGGAACTTGGATCGTGATGATCTCGTCCAAATTTCCAAAGCGAGCGGCGGACGGTTCTTGTCGCTCGCCGAGGCTCGTCGTTTGAGTCGAATCATTCCACCGGGACAACCGGTGCCGCTCGAAAGCCAAGAACCGATTTTGTTATGGAACCGCTGGGAGTTTCTCCTGTTGTTCACCCTGCTGCTCGCTGGGGAATGGATCTGGCGGAAGCGTTGGCGATTGGTATGA
- a CDS encoding WD40 repeat domain-containing protein: MKTRDRFRTEKSQSARLSRRGRIALGWLGELCLLATTGCAAIATLVFSQEDFAVPTASTSTSEQETPGTDSAPIYGLSVSSEQGRVMVVRSGRSAQSLNIQPGEMRADESTEDGVTCVEFFPDGERLALGHLDGTVTVRGDGQSDVEVNFPSQEAVVELAFSPDGKRLIIGDEIGNVTIWNLATQQCDGQFRVGTRRIEALATSPDGKYFVATGFHGNIAIRDFETGNVQFEFEHHKSVTCSACVFSKDSSQLICGFVSGELKSYDLKNQEVLWEITADRRQSVLALTLSPDGKSFACGALNPHVWIHDVETGETVNTFPAHRIGVRCVRYIPESNFLVSAGYDGKVRVWHEDDWLPLYRL, encoded by the coding sequence ATGAAAACGCGAGATCGTTTTCGGACCGAAAAATCGCAATCTGCTCGGCTCTCACGGCGTGGTCGCATCGCGTTGGGTTGGCTGGGTGAACTGTGCTTGCTGGCAACGACCGGATGTGCCGCAATCGCGACCCTCGTCTTTTCCCAAGAAGATTTCGCGGTGCCAACGGCCTCGACTTCAACAAGTGAGCAAGAAACGCCCGGCACCGACAGTGCTCCGATTTATGGACTGAGTGTTTCGTCTGAACAGGGACGTGTGATGGTTGTTCGCTCCGGGCGATCGGCGCAGTCTCTCAATATTCAACCTGGCGAGATGCGGGCGGACGAGAGTACCGAAGACGGTGTGACCTGCGTGGAGTTCTTCCCGGACGGTGAGCGGTTGGCTCTAGGGCATCTCGACGGAACGGTCACTGTGCGTGGTGACGGCCAGTCGGATGTTGAAGTCAATTTTCCATCACAGGAAGCCGTTGTCGAACTCGCATTTTCACCCGATGGCAAACGATTGATCATCGGTGATGAAATTGGAAATGTGACCATTTGGAATCTGGCAACGCAGCAATGTGACGGACAATTCCGCGTTGGGACGCGACGAATCGAAGCGTTGGCGACATCACCGGATGGCAAATACTTTGTGGCGACGGGATTCCACGGCAACATTGCCATTCGAGATTTCGAAACCGGAAACGTGCAATTCGAGTTCGAGCATCACAAATCTGTGACGTGTTCCGCATGTGTCTTCTCCAAGGACAGCTCGCAATTGATCTGCGGATTCGTGAGCGGCGAATTGAAGTCCTACGATCTGAAAAACCAAGAGGTGTTGTGGGAGATTACAGCAGACCGTCGCCAAAGCGTATTGGCTTTGACGCTCTCTCCCGATGGCAAGTCATTCGCTTGCGGTGCCTTGAATCCGCACGTTTGGATTCATGATGTCGAAACCGGCGAGACCGTCAACACGTTCCCTGCCCATCGGATTGGTGTTCGCTGTGTCCGCTACATCCCGGAGTCAAACTTCCTGGTCTCCGCCGGCTATGACGGTAAAGTGCGGGTGTGGCACGAAGACGATTGGCTTCCACTCTACCGCTTGTAA
- a CDS encoding ArnT family glycosyltransferase, translated as MPTPSVSETNRPTTNRAEIMLGLTLVTFTMILRIGIILGLRGDLTGDIDGYLGIAQQIADGNGFANPDTGQPTAFRPPLYPVLLSGWLAVGPLTIGVAILHVLLSAGTVWLTFATARRLGLSLVGATLAGGVVACDPLLARYAALPMTETLATFLAASLLYLSFGTSRLQQFLRGTAFGLAVLCRPTFWVFGGFAVIAWIIRTWGDQANEPHISLRNRIPWTTISVVCILVTPWMLRNWSVFSRPILMTTHGGYTLLLGNNPTFAREVVHQPFGTVWEGESLLRWQASLEDDMQAVGIATSDELDRDRYLRDRAIHFIRSEPTTFFQACWLRFRRFWGISPPESAVESVGRLWTRLGGPPDSVDMIKGGVRWSVRVFYLALFAAAVLGTFSKIHRPSWQPVFWLIISLMLVHLVYWSNARMRAPTLPAIALLAASVLRENQLSNRKTSPTHS; from the coding sequence ATGCCCACACCGAGCGTATCCGAAACAAACCGGCCAACGACGAACCGAGCAGAGATTATGCTCGGTTTGACGCTGGTCACATTCACGATGATTCTCCGAATTGGAATTATTCTAGGTCTTCGTGGCGACCTGACCGGAGATATTGACGGTTATCTCGGAATTGCTCAGCAAATCGCCGATGGAAATGGATTTGCCAATCCAGACACGGGTCAGCCGACGGCGTTTCGGCCGCCACTTTATCCGGTGTTACTCTCTGGCTGGCTGGCAGTTGGCCCGCTGACCATCGGCGTTGCCATCTTGCACGTTTTGCTTTCAGCGGGAACCGTTTGGCTGACGTTCGCGACGGCTCGTCGACTTGGCTTGTCACTCGTCGGAGCAACCCTCGCAGGTGGTGTGGTCGCATGCGATCCGCTACTCGCACGCTATGCCGCGTTACCCATGACAGAAACACTGGCGACATTTCTAGCAGCGAGCCTGCTCTACCTCAGCTTCGGAACAAGCCGCCTGCAACAGTTTCTACGTGGAACAGCTTTTGGGCTGGCGGTGCTATGTCGGCCAACGTTTTGGGTCTTTGGCGGTTTTGCCGTCATCGCATGGATCATTCGTACCTGGGGAGACCAAGCCAACGAACCTCATATTTCTCTACGAAATCGAATTCCATGGACGACAATTTCCGTCGTCTGCATCCTTGTAACGCCATGGATGCTCCGCAACTGGAGCGTTTTCAGTCGACCAATTTTGATGACGACACATGGCGGCTACACATTGCTGCTGGGAAACAACCCCACGTTCGCGAGAGAAGTGGTCCACCAGCCGTTCGGCACGGTCTGGGAGGGCGAAAGTCTGCTGCGTTGGCAAGCGTCGTTAGAAGACGACATGCAAGCGGTTGGTATTGCGACGAGCGATGAATTGGATCGCGATCGATACCTTCGTGATCGAGCCATCCATTTTATTCGTTCTGAGCCGACGACGTTCTTTCAAGCGTGTTGGTTACGGTTCCGTCGGTTCTGGGGCATTTCCCCGCCGGAGTCGGCTGTTGAGTCGGTCGGTCGACTTTGGACACGTCTTGGGGGGCCACCGGATTCCGTGGACATGATCAAAGGTGGTGTCCGCTGGTCCGTGCGAGTTTTCTATCTCGCGTTATTCGCTGCCGCCGTCTTGGGAACATTTTCCAAAATTCACCGACCAAGTTGGCAACCCGTTTTCTGGTTGATCATCAGTTTGATGCTGGTTCACTTGGTCTATTGGTCCAACGCACGAATGCGAGCACCGACACTGCCGGCAATCGCATTGCTAGCAGCGTCGGTGCTCCGTGAGAATCAGCTATCGAACCGGAAGACATCGCCAACTCACTCGTAA
- a CDS encoding efflux RND transporter permease subunit: MSTPPNEETSSKPLRMRLAATLVRWRGILLPIAIVLLGLGWWIGRNLEFDRRIESLYASDDPVLRDYSESKALFGGDEFVIIAFDEPELLDEFGNLSDQARNRLDEFRSRLHDIPGISTSSTQDLASASAPQTIEIDLSTVPGLLKSFVENALKDFELPQGILHDLMRGVLIGRNDETTALVLRLQPETEAAIPRAETIARIRAVTESFGTEFDREMFVVGEPVQVLDMFRYVEDDGQILFTVSLVLLALVLLILLRSVRWVALPVLIVVVTIAWTQAILVLSDARLSMVSSMLNSLVTIIGVATVMHLAVHFRDQGEVDPESALRNTLAAKLSPIMWTCLTTAAGFAALLASQITPVSSFGMMMTLATVLVLFAVATTLPGGVLLGKPRHAAPRGVSGQRLSARLTVATDWTIRHRIRVLIAFAVITVFCSLGFLRLQVETDFSKNFRDDSPIVRGLNFAETPDRLGGAGTWEVNFPAPSELSEAFVERVEKLTKRLRDEFTKDDGTGEISKVLSVSDGVNAVPKRPFVTQNFERQLTVLKQVQPEFLPSLYNPEAGRMRIVLRAPERQPAGAKLDLIRRVRDVSQTWVDEELGEQFPQAKAKTTGLFVLLAFLIQSLLSDQVTSFVLAVIGIGLMMLLAFRDWRTALVAVAPNIFPIIFVIGVMGWLGVPINIATAMIASVSIGLTVDSSIHYIFGYRIARAAGLSCEAALRETHASVGRALVYANLALIAGFSVLTLSHFIPLVYFGILVSLAMLGGLAGNLLLLPVLLGWTDREVA, from the coding sequence ATGTCTACCCCTCCCAACGAGGAAACTTCGAGCAAGCCTCTCCGGATGCGATTGGCGGCGACTCTTGTACGCTGGCGGGGCATCCTGTTGCCAATCGCAATTGTCTTGCTGGGACTTGGGTGGTGGATCGGACGCAACTTGGAATTCGATCGCCGTATCGAATCGCTGTATGCGTCCGACGATCCTGTGCTCCGGGACTACAGCGAAAGCAAGGCGTTGTTCGGCGGCGACGAATTCGTGATCATCGCGTTTGACGAGCCCGAATTGCTCGACGAGTTCGGCAATCTTTCTGATCAGGCCCGTAATCGCTTGGACGAATTCCGAAGCCGTCTCCACGACATTCCCGGAATCAGCACAAGTAGCACGCAAGACTTGGCGTCCGCGTCGGCTCCGCAAACGATCGAAATTGATCTTTCAACGGTTCCCGGCTTGCTCAAGTCGTTCGTGGAAAATGCGCTGAAAGATTTTGAACTGCCCCAGGGAATCTTACACGACTTGATGCGTGGTGTGTTGATCGGGCGGAACGACGAGACGACTGCGTTGGTGCTCCGTTTGCAACCAGAAACGGAAGCGGCAATCCCCCGTGCGGAGACCATTGCCCGGATTCGTGCTGTCACCGAATCGTTCGGCACTGAGTTCGACCGTGAGATGTTCGTGGTCGGTGAACCGGTGCAAGTGTTGGATATGTTCCGATACGTCGAAGATGACGGGCAGATCCTGTTCACCGTTTCGTTGGTGTTGTTGGCGTTGGTTTTGTTGATTTTGCTCCGAAGCGTGCGATGGGTTGCGTTGCCGGTGCTGATTGTGGTCGTCACAATTGCTTGGACTCAGGCGATTCTCGTGCTCTCAGACGCACGGCTCAGCATGGTGAGTTCCATGTTGAATTCCCTTGTGACGATCATCGGAGTCGCGACCGTGATGCACTTGGCCGTGCATTTTCGGGACCAAGGTGAAGTCGATCCCGAATCGGCCCTGCGGAACACGTTAGCCGCAAAGCTCTCTCCGATTATGTGGACCTGTCTGACAACAGCCGCCGGTTTTGCAGCGTTGTTGGCGAGCCAAATCACTCCGGTCAGTAGTTTCGGGATGATGATGACATTGGCCACCGTACTGGTTTTGTTCGCTGTCGCTACGACGCTTCCTGGTGGTGTTCTCCTTGGGAAACCTCGACACGCTGCTCCTCGTGGGGTCAGTGGACAGCGACTATCCGCACGATTGACGGTTGCTACTGATTGGACGATCCGACACCGCATCCGAGTTCTGATCGCGTTCGCCGTCATTACGGTTTTTTGCAGTCTCGGGTTTCTTCGTCTTCAGGTTGAAACGGATTTCAGCAAGAACTTCCGCGATGACAGCCCAATCGTTCGCGGTCTGAATTTTGCGGAAACACCGGATCGGTTGGGAGGTGCCGGAACTTGGGAAGTGAATTTTCCCGCTCCTTCGGAACTTTCAGAAGCATTTGTGGAACGTGTCGAAAAACTTACGAAGCGACTCCGGGACGAATTTACAAAGGACGACGGCACCGGTGAGATTTCCAAGGTTCTGAGTGTGAGCGATGGCGTGAACGCAGTGCCGAAACGTCCGTTCGTGACTCAGAATTTTGAGCGGCAATTGACGGTCCTGAAACAAGTGCAGCCGGAGTTTCTTCCATCGTTGTACAACCCAGAAGCGGGACGGATGCGGATCGTACTCCGGGCACCGGAACGACAACCGGCGGGTGCGAAGCTCGACCTGATTCGACGTGTTCGAGACGTCTCGCAAACTTGGGTGGACGAGGAGCTGGGCGAACAATTCCCGCAAGCGAAAGCAAAAACGACCGGGTTGTTCGTACTGTTGGCCTTCCTCATTCAAAGTCTATTGAGCGATCAGGTGACGAGTTTCGTGTTGGCCGTGATCGGTATTGGACTGATGATGCTACTGGCTTTCCGCGATTGGCGAACCGCGTTGGTGGCGGTGGCTCCGAACATCTTTCCGATCATCTTTGTCATCGGCGTGATGGGTTGGTTGGGGGTGCCGATCAACATTGCGACGGCGATGATCGCCAGCGTTTCGATCGGACTCACGGTCGATTCGAGCATTCACTACATTTTCGGCTACCGCATCGCCCGTGCTGCCGGGTTGTCTTGCGAGGCCGCATTGCGAGAGACACATGCTTCGGTCGGTCGGGCATTGGTGTACGCAAACTTGGCGTTGATTGCCGGATTCAGCGTGCTGACACTTTCTCACTTCATTCCGCTGGTGTACTTCGGAATTCTCGTCAGCTTGGCGATGCTTGGAGGTTTGGCCGGCAATCTGCTCCTGCTGCCCGTGTTATTGGGGTGGACGGATCGTGAGGTTGCTTAA
- a CDS encoding tetratricopeptide repeat protein, producing MIRILFALNIAFFSVSVASADEALERYFAGLRDRQLYFVAESFGLGRLAETNLLDAERITLAVELSRTYCHHATTVLDAERSTYWQQATQVLERVRDTLPQHPRLIELDVQDAMVPVSRVEFLTHQLALYPNNRKLRSQVATTAESAIEKLTSVEDRLNRIKPQPDSVDAFDLWELKSLRQSVWLALGTTWQHHADVTDAAGSRSQSAKWLEACAREKADVELPARARVAWAGQLREQGEWNRAERLLQTVAESHPSAEIADSVLVERVRLLLAEGKAPDAAELLQKHRQRVSQVSGELSFWHVHTLAELRRITVEKGQPAETQQLERLIRDAVERTDVLIGGYWAARSHRVWKNIQSDIQYGPEISKIVRHAEAAVAEADWSLAQKRYESAIEKAIERNRREVIFELSDTRASLLIRQGKYAIAAEGLATLVMEFPDQPRTAELDLLRAICLGKVYQQQPTSANRETYSMTLQTHLKKFPQSPTTAEARWMLGSLQEARLQHTEALNYYEAIPLEHPRGPFSRTAAARCQFKIVRWLETLERREQDASRKQAIVEKRAEWERRAIQQLTQWMTPFPETATDQNAWQAEIAVWLARLNLERNPPRFAAAEDALAKVVRAESQSSTKSNRWQQVVDLAVVERIHAFAGRQRFSDALAVANAIPQIEPKRRLELLRQLQKLEVEAEDSTQRQWGKLLLSIAEPLEDARETLDQTDLQTIDLALAQALTLVGQSERAAKIYSRLTAKGMVDPEVMAAAARNLNRETDAESLARAQTYWQRVEKMTQPGTDAWFAARFHNLELMLRTGNVAEFRKLMQVTTILHPQLGGPKWRSKFQQLEKQAPRKSR from the coding sequence TTGATTCGAATTCTCTTCGCGCTCAATATTGCTTTTTTCAGTGTCTCGGTTGCTTCCGCTGACGAGGCTCTCGAACGGTATTTCGCCGGGTTACGTGATCGCCAGTTATACTTTGTGGCGGAAAGTTTCGGTCTTGGTCGTTTAGCTGAAACGAATTTGCTCGATGCCGAACGGATTACACTCGCCGTCGAACTTTCCCGAACGTATTGTCATCACGCCACCACGGTCCTCGACGCGGAACGATCCACGTATTGGCAGCAAGCGACTCAAGTCTTGGAACGTGTTCGTGACACTCTTCCGCAGCATCCGCGTCTGATCGAGTTGGACGTGCAAGATGCGATGGTGCCCGTGAGTCGTGTGGAGTTCCTGACCCACCAACTTGCGTTGTATCCGAACAACCGCAAACTTCGCTCTCAAGTTGCGACAACCGCCGAGTCCGCGATTGAGAAACTCACGAGTGTCGAAGACCGATTGAACCGGATCAAACCGCAGCCGGATTCTGTGGATGCGTTCGATCTTTGGGAACTGAAATCGCTTCGGCAATCGGTTTGGCTCGCCCTTGGAACGACATGGCAACATCACGCTGATGTCACAGACGCTGCCGGTTCGCGTTCGCAATCTGCGAAGTGGCTGGAAGCATGTGCCCGGGAAAAAGCCGACGTCGAATTGCCGGCGCGTGCCCGAGTCGCGTGGGCCGGTCAATTGCGTGAACAGGGCGAATGGAATCGGGCAGAACGGTTGTTGCAAACGGTCGCGGAAAGTCATCCATCCGCAGAGATTGCAGATTCTGTGCTCGTCGAACGGGTGCGATTGCTGCTCGCCGAAGGAAAAGCCCCCGACGCGGCGGAACTGTTGCAAAAGCATCGGCAACGTGTTTCGCAAGTATCGGGGGAGCTGAGTTTTTGGCACGTACACACCCTCGCGGAGTTGCGTCGCATTACCGTCGAGAAAGGGCAACCAGCCGAAACGCAACAGCTGGAACGGCTCATCCGTGACGCGGTCGAGCGGACGGACGTGCTCATCGGTGGATATTGGGCTGCGCGGTCACATCGTGTCTGGAAGAACATTCAATCCGACATTCAATACGGGCCCGAGATATCGAAAATCGTGCGTCACGCGGAAGCCGCCGTCGCCGAGGCAGATTGGTCACTGGCTCAGAAACGCTACGAGTCCGCAATCGAGAAGGCAATCGAGAGGAACCGGCGTGAGGTGATCTTTGAGCTAAGCGACACGCGGGCATCCCTTTTGATTCGTCAGGGAAAATATGCAATCGCTGCGGAGGGGCTTGCGACGCTGGTGATGGAGTTTCCCGACCAACCACGAACCGCGGAATTGGATTTGCTTCGTGCGATTTGCTTGGGCAAGGTTTACCAGCAACAGCCGACATCGGCGAATCGTGAAACCTACTCGATGACGCTGCAGACGCACTTGAAGAAGTTCCCGCAATCACCGACGACGGCCGAAGCCCGTTGGATGTTGGGCTCTCTGCAAGAAGCCCGACTGCAACACACCGAGGCTCTGAATTATTACGAAGCGATTCCGTTGGAACACCCACGCGGACCGTTCTCACGAACGGCCGCGGCACGGTGTCAGTTCAAGATTGTCCGTTGGTTGGAAACGCTGGAACGTCGTGAACAAGATGCATCCCGAAAACAGGCGATCGTCGAGAAACGAGCCGAATGGGAACGCCGTGCGATTCAGCAACTTACGCAGTGGATGACACCGTTCCCCGAAACCGCAACCGACCAGAATGCCTGGCAAGCGGAAATCGCAGTTTGGTTGGCTCGGCTGAATCTCGAACGCAATCCCCCCCGCTTTGCCGCTGCTGAAGATGCACTTGCGAAAGTCGTTCGAGCAGAATCCCAGTCCTCGACAAAGTCGAATCGTTGGCAGCAAGTTGTTGATTTGGCCGTCGTTGAACGGATTCATGCATTCGCCGGGCGACAGCGGTTCTCTGATGCTCTCGCAGTGGCAAATGCCATTCCACAGATCGAACCCAAGCGGCGTCTCGAACTACTTCGACAGTTGCAGAAACTCGAAGTCGAAGCTGAAGATTCAACCCAACGCCAGTGGGGAAAGTTGCTGCTGAGTATCGCGGAACCGCTGGAGGATGCACGAGAGACTCTTGATCAGACCGATTTGCAAACGATTGACCTCGCGTTGGCTCAGGCGTTGACATTGGTTGGTCAATCGGAACGAGCGGCGAAAATCTATTCGCGTCTGACGGCTAAAGGAATGGTCGATCCTGAAGTAATGGCGGCAGCTGCCAGGAATCTGAACCGTGAAACGGACGCCGAATCACTTGCTCGTGCCCAGACGTATTGGCAACGCGTTGAGAAGATGACACAACCGGGCACGGATGCGTGGTTCGCAGCGCGATTTCACAATTTGGAGTTGATGCTTCGGACTGGTAACGTCGCGGAGTTCCGAAAGTTAATGCAAGTCACCACGATTCTCCATCCCCAACTCGGGGGACCGAAATGGCGATCGAAATTCCAGCAACTCGAAAAACAAGCACCGCGGAAGTCTCGGTAA
- a CDS encoding YihY/virulence factor BrkB family protein, giving the protein MWTWTKKRFQRFKTTAKQFKRDDGTLMAAAVAYYAALALFPLLLVLISVLGVITRTTNMGQNAQKQILDAVSQQGSEVLRAQVADILKQVETGAAVGGWWGALGLLFTAIALFAHFERAFDNIWNVAEQKSKGVIASIKYVLLERARAFLMLCGLGVMVVAVFLSGMTIHAIESVASQWIPLPTIAVTTLEFTVTILLNLTIFALLYRWLPKSDVRWRDAARGAAFVAIGWEIGRYVLANVLIGTKYTNAYGAVGSFLAVMLWLYYISLLIFFGAEYVQVLSDSSGKDED; this is encoded by the coding sequence ATGTGGACCTGGACGAAAAAACGATTTCAACGCTTCAAAACGACCGCGAAACAATTCAAACGCGACGACGGCACGCTGATGGCAGCCGCGGTTGCGTACTATGCTGCGTTGGCTCTGTTTCCGTTGCTGCTCGTATTGATCTCGGTCTTGGGGGTCATTACTCGCACAACCAATATGGGGCAAAACGCCCAGAAGCAAATCTTGGACGCCGTCAGTCAACAAGGTTCAGAAGTGCTTCGTGCTCAGGTGGCCGACATCCTCAAACAAGTCGAAACCGGTGCCGCTGTTGGCGGTTGGTGGGGGGCTTTGGGACTCCTTTTCACGGCGATCGCGTTGTTCGCTCACTTCGAGCGTGCCTTCGACAACATTTGGAATGTGGCGGAGCAGAAAAGTAAAGGCGTGATCGCTTCGATCAAGTATGTTCTGCTCGAACGAGCCCGAGCGTTTCTGATGTTGTGTGGCTTGGGCGTCATGGTCGTGGCAGTGTTCCTGTCGGGTATGACGATTCACGCGATCGAGTCGGTCGCGTCCCAATGGATTCCGCTGCCCACGATTGCGGTGACGACCCTCGAATTTACGGTCACAATCTTGTTGAACCTGACGATCTTTGCGTTGCTCTATCGTTGGCTGCCGAAATCCGATGTCCGCTGGCGAGATGCCGCACGCGGTGCCGCGTTCGTCGCCATCGGTTGGGAAATCGGTCGATACGTCCTTGCCAATGTCCTCATCGGAACCAAATACACAAACGCATATGGTGCTGTCGGATCATTCCTGGCGGTGATGCTCTGGCTGTACTACATCAGTTTGCTGATCTTTTTCGGTGCGGAGTACGTGCAAGTGTTGTCGGACTCGTCGGGAAAAGACGAAGATTAG